CTCGCTTCAGCGGCAAACAACCGACCCTGTTCAGTCAAGACCAGCATATCCCCGCGGCGCTGTACCAGCCCATGTTGCTCGGCCTGCCGTACAATCGCGCCGGCGAAGGCCGCCGGCCAGTGCAGCTCTTCGATCAGATGGCGCGGATGGCACTCAACATTGGCATCCCGGGTTCCTTCGTGATTGAGCAGATGGAGCGTCAACATCTGAAGTGCAAACCGTTCCCGGTTGATCTGCTGTTGGCGACGTTGGGCCACAATTCCCCGCCGTGGCGCAAACAGGAACGCCAGCAGAAAGGCGATACCGGTCATGGTCGCCATGGTGCCGGCAATCGAGACATCGAACCAGCGGGCCAGCCAGTAACCACTGAGTGCAGATGCAATCCCAATCGCTACACTGAGCAGGATCATCCGCGGCAGACGGTCGGTGAGCAGATATGCCGTAGCCGGCGGCGCCACCATCAATGCAATCACCAGGATTGAACCAACCGCATCAAATGCGGTCACTGCGGTCAGCGAGACACTCGTCATCAGCCCATAATGAATCAGAGCCGGCGCGAAACCGAGCGTGGTCGCCAGCGCCGGATCGAACGTTGCCAGTTTTAGCTCTTTGTAAAAGAGCACAAGCAGGATAAGATTGAGCATTAGCGTCCCACTACCTACCACCAGCGCACGAGGCAGGCTTAATCCGAAGAGTTCGATCCGGTCGAAGGGCGCAAATGCCAGTTCACCGAGCAAGACGCTATCGGTATCGAGATGAACATTGCCGGCAAAGCGTGAGATGAGTAGAACCGCCAGACTGAATAGCGCCGGAAAGACCAGACCAATCGCCGCATCTTCGTGCATCAGCCGACTGCCACTCATCAGCTCCACCAGCCATACTGTCAGTACGCCCATCGCAACAGCGCCGGCAAACAGGAGCGGCGAGGAGAGATTGCCGCTGATCAGATACGCCAGCACGATGCCGAGCAACACGGTATGGCTGATGGCATCGCTGAGCATCGCCATCCGGCGTAAGACCAGAAAGACACCGGGAAGCGTGCAGGCAGCCGCAATGATCACCGCAATTAATTGCACTTCAAGTTGAGGACTCATGCGCTACCTCGTTCAATCAAAGGCGATCACTCGCTGGCGCCGTATGTGACGCCAGATCAGGCCACGCTCAGGAGCCAGCAGCAGCGAGATCATGGTGAACAGACTCATCACGAGCACAATCAGCGGGCCGGTGGCCAGACCTTCGCCCAGGGTGCTGATCCACGCCCCGATGAGCGAAGCCAGTGCCCCAAAACCGGCAGCCAGCACGACCATATATTCGAGCCGATTTGTCCACTGACGGGCGGCCACAGCAGGCGCGATTAGCATTGCACTCATCAGCACAACGCCAACCGTTTGCAGGCCGATCACGATTGCCACGACGATAATCCCGGTCAGCAGCACTTCAAACCGACGCACCGGCACGCCGAGACTACGGGCAAAATCGGGGTCGAAACTGATCAGCTTCACCTGGGGCCAAAAGATCAGGACCAGGGCAAGTGCAGGTAAACCGATAGCCAGCATGGCCCAAAGATCACGCTCGATCAATGCCGCCGCCTGCCCGAAGAGAAAACTCTTCAAACCGGCCTGGGCAGCGTGAGGCTGCCGTTGCAAATACGAGAGCAAAACCAGGCCGAACCCGAAAAACACGGCCAGGGTCAGGGCCAGCGCAGCATCATCTTTTATGCGTGTGGTACGCACGACCGCCAGCAACCAGAGTGCCGCCACCAGGGCAGCAACGGCAGCGCCAATGAGGAGAGAGAATGGATCGCGCTGACCGGTGATCAGAAAGGCAAGCGCAATGCCGGGCAGCGCAGCGTGTGACATTGCATCGCCGAGCAATGCCTGACGGCGCAGAACCGCGAAGCTGCCGAGGAAACCACTGATCGCGCCGATCAGCATTGCCCCCAGGGTGACATTGCGGAAGGTGTAGTCGGTAAACAGTTCCATAGCCGCTCCGGTTACGCTGATCAATCGCCTGGTGCCGGGGTTGGCCGGGCAGCGGGTGCAGTGTCGGTGGGTGTATGCAACAGGGCGAGACGACCACCATACGTTGCCCGCAGATTCGCCTCGGTAAAGACCTCGGCAACCGGGCCGGCAGCAATTCGCCGCACGTTAATGAGCGCAACGTGATCGAAATACTCGGTCACGGTCTGCAAATCGTGGTGCACGACGACAACCGTCTTGCCGGCAGCTCGCAGGTCGCGTAAAACGTTGATGATGGCGCGCTCGGTCACGGCATCAACGCCTTGAAACGGTTCATCCATCACGTAGATTTCAGCCGCCTGTGCCAGCGCACGGGCCAGGAAGACACGCTGCTGTTGACCACCCGAAAGCTGACCGATCTGGCGATGGGCGAAATCGGCCATCTGGACCTGGGCAAGGGCGGCCAGCGCCGCGTCCCGCTCAGCCCGGCCCGGACGACGGAACCAGCCGAGATGTCCGTAGCGTCCCATCAACACCACATCAAGCACTGTCGTCGGAAAGTCCCAATCAACGCTGCTGCGTTGCGGCACGTAAGCGATCAGATGCCGTTGCTGGTGGTATGGCCGGCCAAATACACGCACACTTCCCGCTGCTGGTCTGACCAGCCCTAGCATGGCTTTGAGGAGCGTCGTCTTGCCGGCACCATTGGGGCCGACAATCGCCATCAACACGCCACGGGGAACCTGAAGATCAACGTCCCATAAAACCGGTTTATCACCGTAGGCAACGGTCAAATCTTTGATGTCAACTGCAACTTCCATTGCACCCTCCGCTTTAGGGCATGAGCGCAGCCACAATCGTCTGCATATTGTGGCGCATCATGCCGAAATAGGTACCTGCCGGGCCATTAGCATCACCGAGTGAGTCAGAATACAACTCACCACCGACCCGCACCTCGTGGCCGGCTGCACGGGCAGCACTCTGAACCGCTTCAATTGTGCGCGGCGAGACACTCGTCTCGACAAAGATCGCCGGGATGCGTTCCGTTACCACGAGCGTCGTGAGATCACGGATGGTTGCGGCACTGGCTTCGCTGGCCGTACTGATACCCTGCACAGCCTCAACCCGAAAACCGTAAGCCTGCCCAAAGTAGTTAAACGCATCATGAGCCGTCACCAGAATCCGCCGTTCAGGAGGTACCTGTTCGGCCAGCGCACGCAGATCGGCGTCAAGCGCCTGTAAATCGTTGAGATACTGCTCACTACGCTGCTGATAAACTTCCCGACCGTCCGGATCAAGATCAATCAACGCATCACGGATCGCAATGACCGCATAGCGCCAGCGCTGTGGATCGTGCCAGACATGCGGATCATACGCCTTCTCATCATCTTCCCAGCGCAAACGCATCTCTACCGGTACAGCTTCAGCGACTGCAACGACCGGGATCGTTCCACTGCGTTTAATAGCTTGAAAAACCCGCTCAAGGTTCGCTTCCAGATGAAGGCCGTTGTAGAGGATCAGACGCGCTTCTTGCAAAGCAAACAGATCACTCTCGGTGGCAATGTAGGTATGGGGATCGATGCCAGGACCAAGCAGCGTGTGGAGCGTCACCCGATCACCGGCAATCGCCTGTACTGCATCGCCTATCGGGCCGGTGGTAGCAACGACTCGCAGACGGCCATCAGTAACCGGTGCTGTACAGCCGGTTAGGATGAGTAGTAAAATAGTGATTAAGGAACATCGAAGAATCATATGTACTAACCCTAAAATAAATTTTAGCCTTACCTAAATCTACCAGATACGAGATAGATTGTCAAGGGTGGACAAGAGTCTCTCTATAAGACGCAACAATTGGGACACGGATGGACGCGGGTTGGGCGGATGTGCGCGGATATGGCAGAAGTACCGGTCATCCGCAGGGTGGGTATTACCGGTGGGACACGGATGCACGCGGATTGGGCGGATGTGCGCGGATATGGCAGAAGTACCGGTCATCCGCAGGGTGGGTATTACCGGTGGGACACGGATGCACGCGGATTGGGCGGATGTGCGCGGATATGGCAGAAGTACCGGTCATCCGCAGGGTGGGTATTACCGGTGGGACACGGATGCACGCGGATTGGGCGGATGTGCGCGGATATGGCAGAAGTACCGGTCATCCGCAGGGTGGGTATTACCGGTGGGACACGGATGGACGCGGGTTGGGCGGATGTGCGCGGATATGGCAGAAGTACCGGTCATCCGCAGGGTGGGTATTACCGGTGGGACACGGATGGACGCGGGTTGGGCGGATGTGCGCGGATAGGTCGGAAGCGCTGGTAATCCGTACCTGATATTACGCATTACAAAGATTGCCGATGGGCGCTTATCTGGAACCTATCCCGTTATCGGGGTCTGCCATACTGGCCGAGACGACGACGGGGAACAAAACCGGACGAACGGTAGAGATGATAGGCAGCGGTATTCTGCTCTTCGACTTCGATGCGGATGTCTTGATAACCGGCTGCCTGCAAGCGATGGAGAGTCGTCAGGAGCAGCAATTTGCCATATCCACGCCCCTGTAGATCACGACACACACCAAAGGTTGTAATGATGATCGTCTGTTCGGCCCGCAACAGTCGCAATGCCGCCACCGGGTGCCCGGCCATTTCAGCGATAACGAAGCGATGGCGGGGATGAGTAATCCGATCAGACACAAAGGCTGACACCTGTTCGACCGGATCACCGAACGCACTGACAATGATCGAGGTCAGGGTAGCAACATCGTCTTTTTCAGCCAGACGTACCTGCCAGTCGTCAGGCGCTTCGGGTAGTGGCGGCAGTTGTGCCGGATCGAGCTGCAACTCGACTTCGACATTCAGCCGATGGAGATCGAGTGCAGCCACAAATGGAGCCACACAGGACCCTGCTTCATCAGCCAATGCAATCCAGTTGCCACCACGCGCATAGGCCCAGCGCTCAATCTGTTCGATCAATTGACGACCAAACCCGCGTCGGCGCCAGGCAGGATCGACGGCGATCACTGCTTCGATAGCGAAGTAGCCATACATCACCACGCCACCAACCAGCGTCTCGCCGATCCGGGCCGCAGCCATTGTCGGCGTCCAATCGCCATCAAGGTATACCGGCAATTCAATGTTATCAGCGCGATTGCAACGCGCAAAGAGTTCAACGAGAGCCGGCCAATCGGCGGCGGGGATGATGGCAATGTCGAGTGTCATATGGTTGTTGATAATCCTTTCGGCGGCTGTGTCTCCGGCAAGGCAACGATCATATTGTAACGTCAAATTGGGTGACAATGTATGCGTAACACCACATCTGGAATTAGCGCCAACATGGCCAACTGTCCAACCCTGACCATGGGAGTGCACCTCCGGCTCACCCACCATCTGGACTAGTATGCACTGCTAACACCCCTGAACCAGCGACTCTCTTCCCGGGCGCTTTTGATGACCTGTACGTCGCGTGGTTACCGCTATGATGCATCATAGCACATCGTAAAAGGCTGGCAGACAACGTCTATCCAGGACATCTCTATATTCGCATCCGAACACAATAAAAAAACCGACGCTGGTGGCGTCGGTCAGATCAGGTGTATTGGCAAAAACCGGTATCAGGCATACTCCGCAACACTGTGCCGGGCGGCGCGAGCGGCACGCCGACGCATACCGGCGTCGAGCTGCGCGAAGAACTCGTCAGGAGTGACGCTGGCAGCGGCACAGGCATCGGCAAAGCGCAGGTTGCTGCGATCAATCCGATTCTCACGCAAAAAGGCGCGAGCTTCCGGGCCAAATGTCTGCAAGACTTCTTCGACAGTGAGTTGCTCAAATGTTCCGTTGCGCATAGTTGTACTCCTTTAATCTATCAAGACTATCTTCGTCGCGACGGCTTCATTGCCGATTGCGCTTTCATCATATCGTACAATATGCACAATTTCAAGAGTTTTGATTTGTACATTTTGCACAAATTACAACAGATAACCAGCGCGGAGAAGGCTGAATAGTTTGATCTCGTTCACCGAACGTGAACGGGTACCGATCTGATGGGCAACGGTCACGAACGTGCTATCGATGATCATCGCTCTTGCCGATCTGCCACCCATCAGTATTCCTGCACTATGCTGCACAGGTAGGGACCGTATCAGTAACAGAGCACGGATCGGCAGATAGAGACGTGGATGTGTCGTGGCTGGGACGAGTCAGGAAGGTTCATTTTCGCGCTGCGCGGCAGAGGAGTCGGGGTGAGGGTCGACGAGTCGGCGGGTTAACACCCTGCCTCGCGCCGTGGAAGGCCGGCAGAGGTGGCCTGGCAGCAGGGAGCGGTGCCGGGCGTGCTGCTGGATAGCCCCGGTAGGGCGTGCTATCGGCGGGGCAGCACAGATCGGCGGGTTGTGGGGGCAGAAGGGGACGTTGTGCCCGACCGTGGCGCAGGCTTCCTGCTTGCGCAGTATCGGCCATGTCCATCACCTGGCGGCAGTGGCGGGAATGCCTGCACGCGAGCTGGACGCCCGCGCCACAGGAACGGCATCACTGTCGTGCTGATAACACAGCAGGACGCTGTGGAGCGCATGACCACAGGGTGTGCTTAGCGCACAATGCGCCGTATCCATCACGATGTACTATGCGGTATCCTAACGGCTGCTGGGTGACATGTGGGTAATCATAGCGCGCTGCGCGGCAGAGGGGCCGGGGAGAGAGTTCATCGTATCTCCAGACCCTATCTCCCGCATACGCTCGCGTATTCCTTCGATAACAATCCGTGGGAATTATCTGAATAATGCGGAGGAGGGGGTTCCATAGGGACGGGTTCAGAACCCGCCCCTACGGACGATGCATGTGCCGGCGATGATGATATTGCCAGCCTGATTGACAGACAAGACCAGGCTTCAGAACCCGCCCCTACGGACGATGCATGTGCCGGCGATGATGATATTGCCAGCCTGATTGACAGACAAGACCAGGCTTCAGAACCCGCCCCTACGGACGATACACGTGCCGGTTCACGTGACTATACGAGGGTGTGGCGAAGGGGGATGCCTTAAATCGCGTGCCATGTTTGACGACTGCGCACTGGTCGTCATCTTCAGCGACCTATCTCGTGCGACGTCTCGACTACGTCATTCCGTTCACCAGTGACACGCTCGTCATTTTGGAGGGCGTACTCGCTGGCCCAGGCCTGAATACCTGCCCAATCGCGCAATGCAGCCTGATGAACACTCTCCGGTCGCCAGATTCGCTGAATGTAATCACGATCAATCTGAGCCGGATGGAGACTCTTGAATGGAACGACCGTTGTGGTTTCGCCCTTCCCCCACTCTTCTTCTTCACCGGGACCGAGCGGGAGTGCCAGCTCGTGAAAGGTTACCAGATCGGGATGGGAGGATCGGTCGATCAGATGGTCAGCCGCTTCACACACCCTTCCGTGATCGAGCAAGACATTGAGCAAGACATCGCTCATCCGTGAGCGCACCGATAACTGAACCAGCCGTGCCATCTCTACCCGCACCAGCAGGTCAAGGTAGCCGCGCACCGCCATTCGGCTCCGATCATTGATTCCCCAGCGCAAACCAATTCCCGCTGCAGCAGTAGCAGCAGCATTGCGACCAAGGCTGCCGGCTACTGTTTGCGCAACCGGGCCACTGGTCACAGGGTAGAAAAGGATGGTCTCACCCAGTGCCCAGTGCCGCACAATCTCAGCACCGCCTTGCCGCTGATGCTTGATTTCGATTTGAGGAATACCGGCAATGCCTAAACGGGCATCGAGTTCATCGTCGCGCCCGACTTCAATATGGAAACCGATGTAAGGAGTAAAACGCTTGCCACCAATCGGGCGGGCCATGCTTTTGCCATTTGCATACTGGAGAGTAATGGCTTCGGTAACGACTTGAACTCGATTGCGCCCAATCATAATGTTTGCTCCTCTTCCTTGCACGTACGGTATCCTGGCGCAATAATAGCACATATGTTCTTTTTTGTAAAGAGATTTGGCAATTGGTAGAAGGCGAAAGAATATCTCATATATCGCGGGATACGTCAACCGGTCTGATATAACACAAAGCCCCCTGCCAGCACTATCAACAGATACTGGCAGGGGCACGTCGATCCATCAACGCTCTACGGCGCTGCTCGCATAATCACCGGGACGAAGATGCGCATTGGTTCGACCACAATCTCGTAGGTATAGCTCGCGGTCTGACCATTGCTATCAGTGACGATGATAGTGAACGTATACGTTCCTACTTGCGTCACCTGACCTTCCAGCCGTCCATCTGCCAGCAGTACCAGACCGGATGGAAGCTGTCCAGTGCTCTGGTAGACGTAGCTACCACTACCACCAGATGCGTTCAGTTGGGTTTGTACCAGGCTGCCAACCGCAATTGATGGCGGCAGACTCAATTCAAGATGAGGTGCTTCGCCAGGTGTCGGCACCGGGCTGGGTGTCTCCGTCGGCACCGGGCTGGTCGTTACCGTCGGTACCGGGCTGGTCGTTACCGTCGGCACCGGGCTGGTCGTTACCGTCGGTACCGGGCTGGTCGTTACCGTCGGCACCGGGCTGGTCGTTACCGTCGGTACCGGGCTGGTCGTTACCGTCGGTACCGGGCTGGTCGTTACCGTCGGCACCGGGCTGGTCGTTACCGTCGGCACCGGGCTGGTCGTTACCGTCGGCACCGGGCTGGTCGTTACCGTCGGTACCGGGCTGGTCGTTACCGTCGGCACCGGGCTGGTCGTTACCGTCGACACCGGGCTGGTGCTTGCCGTTGGTTCTGGTGTCGCGCTCGCCGTCGCCGACGGGCTAGGTGTCGTGCTCGCCGTTGGCTCTGGGGTCGTGCTCGCTGTCGCCGATGGGCTGGGCGTCACGCTCGCCGTGGCCGATGGGCTGGGCGTCACGCTCGCCGTTGGCTCTGGGGTCGTGCTCGCTGTCGCCGATGGGCTAGGCGTCGTGCTTGCCGTCGCCGACGGGCTGGGCGTCGTGCTTGCCGTCGCCGATGGGCTGGGCGTCGTGCTTGCCGTTGGCTCTGGGGTCGTGCTCGCCGTGGCCGACGGGCTGGGGGTCACGCTTGCCGTCGCCGATGGGCTGGGGGTCACGCTTGCCGTGGCCGATGGGCTGGGCGTCGTGCTTGCCGTCGCCGACGGGCTGGGCGTCACGCTCGCCGTTGGCTCTGGTGTTGCGCTCGCCGTCGCCGATGGGCTGGGCGTCGTGCTTGCCGTGGCCGATGGGCTGGGCGTCGTGCTTGCCGTGGCCGATGGGCTGGGCGTCGTGCTTGCCGTCGCCGACGGGCTGGGTGTTGTGCTCGCCGTGGCCGACGGGCTAGGTGTTGTGCTTGCCGTGGCCGACGGGCTAGGTGTTGTGCTTGCTGTCACCGATGGGCTGGGTGTTGTGCTTGCCGTCGCCGATGGGCTAGGCGTCACGCTCGCCGTCGCCGATGGGCTGGGCGTCACGCTCGCCGTGGCCGATGGGCTGGGCGTCACGCTCGCCGTTGGCTCTGGTGTTGCGCTTGCCGTCGCCGATGGGCTGGGCGTCGTGCTTGCCGTTGGCTCTGGTGTTACGCTCGC
This genomic window from Chloroflexus aurantiacus J-10-fl contains:
- a CDS encoding metal ABC transporter ATP-binding protein, with amino-acid sequence MEVAVDIKDLTVAYGDKPVLWDVDLQVPRGVLMAIVGPNGAGKTTLLKAMLGLVRPAAGSVRVFGRPYHQQRHLIAYVPQRSSVDWDFPTTVLDVVLMGRYGHLGWFRRPGRAERDAALAALAQVQMADFAHRQIGQLSGGQQQRVFLARALAQAAEIYVMDEPFQGVDAVTERAIINVLRDLRAAGKTVVVVHHDLQTVTEYFDHVALINVRRIAAGPVAEVFTEANLRATYGGRLALLHTPTDTAPAARPTPAPGD
- a CDS encoding GNAT family N-acetyltransferase, with the protein product MTLDIAIIPAADWPALVELFARCNRADNIELPVYLDGDWTPTMAAARIGETLVGGVVMYGYFAIEAVIAVDPAWRRRGFGRQLIEQIERWAYARGGNWIALADEAGSCVAPFVAALDLHRLNVEVELQLDPAQLPPLPEAPDDWQVRLAEKDDVATLTSIIVSAFGDPVEQVSAFVSDRITHPRHRFVIAEMAGHPVAALRLLRAEQTIIITTFGVCRDLQGRGYGKLLLLTTLHRLQAAGYQDIRIEVEEQNTAAYHLYRSSGFVPRRRLGQYGRPR
- a CDS encoding metal ABC transporter permease, with the translated sequence MELFTDYTFRNVTLGAMLIGAISGFLGSFAVLRRQALLGDAMSHAALPGIALAFLITGQRDPFSLLIGAAVAALVAALWLLAVVRTTRIKDDAALALTLAVFFGFGLVLLSYLQRQPHAAQAGLKSFLFGQAAALIERDLWAMLAIGLPALALVLIFWPQVKLISFDPDFARSLGVPVRRFEVLLTGIIVVAIVIGLQTVGVVLMSAMLIAPAVAARQWTNRLEYMVVLAAGFGALASLIGAWISTLGEGLATGPLIVLVMSLFTMISLLLAPERGLIWRHIRRQRVIAFD
- a CDS encoding metal ABC transporter solute-binding protein, Zn/Mn family, which encodes MILRCSLITILLLILTGCTAPVTDGRLRVVATTGPIGDAVQAIAGDRVTLHTLLGPGIDPHTYIATESDLFALQEARLILYNGLHLEANLERVFQAIKRSGTIPVVAVAEAVPVEMRLRWEDDEKAYDPHVWHDPQRWRYAVIAIRDALIDLDPDGREVYQQRSEQYLNDLQALDADLRALAEQVPPERRILVTAHDAFNYFGQAYGFRVEAVQGISTASEASAATIRDLTTLVVTERIPAIFVETSVSPRTIEAVQSAARAAGHEVRVGGELYSDSLGDANGPAGTYFGMMRHNMQTIVAALMP
- a CDS encoding metal ABC transporter permease, coding for MSPQLEVQLIAVIIAAACTLPGVFLVLRRMAMLSDAISHTVLLGIVLAYLISGNLSSPLLFAGAVAMGVLTVWLVELMSGSRLMHEDAAIGLVFPALFSLAVLLISRFAGNVHLDTDSVLLGELAFAPFDRIELFGLSLPRALVVGSGTLMLNLILLVLFYKELKLATFDPALATTLGFAPALIHYGLMTSVSLTAVTAFDAVGSILVIALMVAPPATAYLLTDRLPRMILLSVAIGIASALSGYWLARWFDVSIAGTMATMTGIAFLLAFLFAPRRGIVAQRRQQQINRERFALQMLTLHLLNHEGTRDANVECHPRHLIEELHWPAAFAGAIVRQAEQHGLVQRRGDMLVLTEQGRLFAAEASVR